TGCAGATGTAAGGGTAAACACCGGGTTTATCCGGTGCGTAGAATCGTAAGACCTGTGCTCCATCGGCTTCGATCATGTTGGTGTATTGTATAATCCCTGAATGCTCGGGGATAAATTGCTTTTCTAATCCACTGGGATCTTTGGCCATTTCATTGGCTGCCATCCCAACTGATTCGTTCGTACCGGGTTGAATAAGAACCCAGTTGTGCTGAGTCGCATCGGGATTGGTGAACAGCAAGCGTATGGGCTGACCGGCCTTTACAGTGAACTTATCCACCGTAAAGAGCATACGTTCCGGAATGGTTGATACCTCAATCGTAAATAGATTCTTTTGACGATCGAATCCTGACGCACTGGCCCCACCTTCCAATAAGATATCTTTCGTCTCATTCCCCTTATCCCAATTCTCATAGAAATCGCTCAAGGTCTTGGCAGCAGGTTTACCGATGGCGGGTTTATTTCCCTGCCAATGACGCGCAAGGGATTCGGCCCCGATAGCACAGCGGATGGCAAACCTGAGGTGTTCCTGCATGGGATATTGAAAAATATCGGTCACTGCATTCAGCGCTTCCTCCGTTCCCAGGTAACTGGCCGCATTGACTGCCTCCATGCGGACAATGCCATTAGGATCGTTTACACGGTCTTTGAGCAGTCTTGTCGCTGTGGCCAAGGAGAAACCGTTGTTAGCCAAATTTGCGATTGCGGGAAGCCCCTCTGCACCCACCGTGTGTCGCAGTTGCCTGGTTGCGGCTGCTCGGGCGTGGTGATTATCGCAATTGAGTAACTCTTCAATCAGTCTCGGACGACTGACTCCAATACTACGGTAGACCCACATGGCTTCCACCTGATGGTGGCGGAAGCGATCATCATTTGAATCAAGTTGAGCCACCCACTTATCGAGTGCTTTTTCAACTGCAGCCGCATCATGGGAGTCCCTCAACTCACGTTTGGTCCAATAACGGTAGCGGTATTCATCACGCTTTAAATTATCGAGCAATTGCCCCAAGGATGCATCGGCAATCTTTGGCGGATCCTGCAATTCAACTCCTTTCGGAACGATGCGCCAGATACGGCCACTCTTTCGATCGCGACGGGGATCGCGCAATGAGTACTGAGCGTGTCCCTTGACTGGGTTGTACCAGTCGCACACATACATGGCTCCGCGTGGACCATACTTAAGGTCGACAGGAATAAAACTTAAGTTCTCTGAAAATATGAGGTCACTCACATACTCCTCTTTAAAGTGATCGTCTTTCTCTACCCACTTGTGAATCTCTACACGGTTGGTAGGCTTGTAACGCACTTTGATGAATCCACCCTGCAGCTCATCAGGCCACATAGGGTAATCGACAAATTCATGACCGCAGACTCCCGAGTAGGCGGGTATGCCAGAAGCCTTCGGGTGCTGATCCGGGAAGGCCGGATTGGTCGCATGGAACGCACTGGCGAAAATAGGGTGACTGGCCACATGGTATCCCCAGTCATCGTAGGTCACTCCCCACGGATTGGTATTGGGATAACTGCCGAAGGTGATCAAAGCTTCGTTCTTTGGAGAGTATTTAAACCAGGCTGAGTTTTTGGCACGGATTGGGCCATAAGGGGTTTCCACTTGAGAGTTATGGAAAATGGATTCTCGAAAGAGTAAATCCCCATCAGGCGACCAGACAAAGTCGTGCAAGGCGTGGTGTGAATCTTCGCAACCAAATCCGGTGTAAAGGTATTCGCGCGAATCAGCCTTACCATCGCCATCGCTATCATAGATGTAACTCAGATGAGGTTCTTCGGAAACGATGATACCGTCCTTATAAAGTTCGTAGGAAAGCGGGATATTCAGGTCGTCCGCCCACACGGTTGATTTGTCGGCTTTACCATCCAAATCGGTATCTTCAAGGATAACGATCTTATCGCGCGGCTCCTGCCCAGGATAGACGTGAGGATAGGTCACAGAGGTGCTCACCCAGAGCCGCCCTTTGGCATCCCAACGCATAGTGATAGGACAGGCGATTTCAGGAAACTCTTCTTCACTGGCAAACAGATTCACTTCGAAGCGCGGATCCACCCTAAAGGCCGCCAATTCATCGGCGGGCGACATCCATTCGTTGGCCCCACGTGATTCGCGCACCTCATCGAGCTCTGGCACATTGGAATCATCGACAGGTTGGTCACCAAAGTTTTGGCCCTGCGCAATGGCCCAGATTCGCCTGTCACGATTGGTGGTCATAATTTCGAGATTCCTCATAGCGGGAAGGAAATCCAGGTAGCCGTAACTCTTATTTCTGGAACCGGTGTAGTAGTATGTATTCAACGGACGGTAGCGCCGAAAGTATTGGTTGTTCTTATCAATGATAGTAGCGAGAAGCTCTTCGTTTCGTGCGGGAGCAGCCTTTCCAAATACCGTTTGAAACAAAGCATCAGCAAATACTTTGTAACCGGCGTCATTTAAATGAACCCCATTGATGGTCAGGTCGCCATTACTAGCCATAGCCGACTTGGTCGCATCAAACACATTGGCAAAACCCACTTGCATCCGCGCCGCCACTTCAGCCATCGCTTCCGTGTAAGCAGCCAAACGTTCATTATTGAGATCCGCGGCAGGCACCTTGGCTGTGTTTTCATTCGCAATCGGTGATATTAGAATGAGCTGGGGTGCATTCACATTATTGTAGGCCTTAGCTTTTAAGTCCAAAACGGCTTTGGCCAAACGTTCCTTAAACGCATCAATGACTTCCAAGCCATCAAAGGATTCATTAAATCCAAAGGCAGCAAACACCACGTCGACCTGCTCACGAGTTAAGTGCTGCTCGATAGTTGCAAAGTTGGCAGGACGCGGCTGTAGGTCGACCTCATCCGCTGACCAGGCAAAATTACGGACGACTAATTCACGCTCCGGATGAGCCAACTGGATATTGGCTTCGATATGACCAAAATGCTGCGCGCGATCGAGCAAGGTATTTCCTACAAACGCGATGCGATCCCGTTTTTTAAGATTCAGAGGAAGCTCGGTTGGAACAGGATGGGCAATGATTGCCACCGGAGCTTCGTTGGCATAGATGCCATATTGAGCCAGATCTGGATCCATTTCTGGCTCTGGATTCCCTGTCTGTGTATTCTTGGCGTCTTTAACTTTTTTGGCCTGCGCGGGTTGTTTGCCTCCTTCAACCTTTATTTCTTCAACCACAACCGCTTCAGCCTCTGGTTGAATAAATAATAAGCTTAATGGAACTAATAGGAGGCCTCCAGCGAGACAAAATGATAGTAATATCGATTTCCGGGGTAGTCGTTTCATGGGTATAGACAGTCGTAGAATTCGGAAGTTTGTTTTCTAGTTTCCGTTTGGCAAACTTAGATTACAGGGTGTGGGGCGAAGAGTAAGGGACGCGGGAAGCCATATCCCGCAAAAACGTATTATCTGATGAAAACTGCTCATTTAGGGTGCGAGGACTCGACCTTATTAATTAATGCAAGTCAGCCCCTCGCCCCTTGCACTGCGTCCCTCGCCCCGTATATTTTCCTTTAAAAACATGACTTCATGATTGTTACTTTAGGTTAACTATTGTTCTCATCTGACATCCCATGAAATTTGCAATTTGTAACGAAACCTTTGGTGAAATCCCACTTGCTGAATCTGCTGCAGCCGCCGCGCGCCACGGCTATGATGGGCTAGAGATAGCGCCGTTCACCCTGGATAAGGATGTCCCTGAAATCAACCTCGTTGAGGCCAGCTCCCTAGGGGATCAAGTGCGCGACCAGGGCGTCGAAGTAGTTGGCCTCCATTGGCTCCTGGCCAAAACGGAAGGTTTCCACCTGACCTCACCTGATCCTGCCGTCCAGCAGGCGACTGCTGATCGAGCAAGGCAATTAGCCGACCTTTGTTGTGCCATGGGAGGAAAAGTCATGGTGTGGGGAAGCCCACAACAACGCAGCCTGGAATCTGATTGGGATTACAAAGAAGCTTTTGAGCGAGCTGTTGGTCTCCTGCAAGTGGCCTCCAGGCACTGCGAGGACCTGGGCGTCACCATAGCCATGGAGCCACTGGGACCCACAGAAACCAATTTTCTAAATACGACGGCTGAAACAATCCGTTTATGCCAGGCTGTTAATAGTCCCGCTTGTCAGCTTCATTTGGATGTAAAGGCGATGAGTTCTGAGGAATCATCCATAGGAGATGTAATTCGAGCATCCAAAGACTGGACTGCCCATTTTCACGCTAACGACCCCAATCTCTATGGGCCAGGCATGGGCGACACGGAATATGGCCCCATAGTCGAAGCCTTACGAGAAACTGAGTATCAAGGCTGGATCTCTGTAGAAGTTTTCAAATACGATCCTTCTCCTGATCATATTGCTGAAGTCAGCATGCGAAACCTAAAGCAATATTTCGGCTCTTAAAATTTATCACCCTACCCTATGAAAACAGTATTACTACTCCTAGCCTCCATTGGCCTGCTAACTAATAACATTCAGGCTGCCAGCTTTGAATTTGAAACCGACGATAGCGGCGTAACCGTTAAACTGAACGGCGAGCTCTTTACTCGATACGTCACCGATCAGGCAAATAAACCCTATTTCTACCCCATCATCGGGCCGACGGGTGCTCACATGACACGGCACTATCCGATGAAAGATGTTGAAGGCGAACGTCAGGATCATCCACACCACCGAGGTATCAATTTCGGGCACCATAAAAACAACGGCTACAACACCTGGCTGGAACGTAAGAGTCTCGAAAAAAAGATCGAAGGAAAACCTCCAGAAGAAGCGGAGAAGATTTTGTCAGTAATGGGCTACACGGTTCACAGCGGTTACAAATCACTCAAGGTGGCGAGTGATCACGCAGTGATGGGCGTAACGAATGACTATACCGATTACGACGGTAACTGGATCATGAAAGACGAGAGAACTTACACCTTCCGTGCGCCGGATGATGATTCCCGTATCATTGATGTAGACATCAAACTCATGGCACCTCCTCACGTCCTGACACATCTGGCCGATCAAAAAGACGCGGGTCTTTCCATTCGAGTGCCTCACGCCATATCAGTTGACGCGAAACAAGGTGGATTACTAATCAATTCCGAAGGTGACACCAATATCGACAGCTGGGGCAAACAGGCAAATTGGTGTGACTACAATGGAACCATTGATGGACAAAAAGTTGGTATCGCTTTCATGAATCATCCAGCCAGCTTCCGGTATCCGACATTCTGGCACGCCAGGACTTACGGACTACTCACAGCTAATGCCTTTGGCACGAAGTCTGTCGGTAGCGAAGGAAATGGCACCATCACTTTAAGTGGTGATGAATATATCCGCCTCAAACACCGTTTCTTATTCCACAAAGGCGACCACAAGTCTGCAGATATTGAAGGCGCCTGGGAAGAATACGCCGGCAAATACAAGTATACGAATCTCTTTAATGGGAAGAGCCTCACCGGATGGAAGAGCAATAACGAAGTTTGCTGGGAAGCGAAGGATGGTATTCTTCACGCCAAGAACGATCCTGAACAGAAGGGTGATATTCTGCAGACGAAGAAGTCATACAAAGATTTTATGTTCCAAGCTGACTTCAAGTTTGGCGAAGGTCGCATTGATACCGGCATCTTCCTACGCGATACCAAGGAACAAATCCAAATTGGTGAATCTGGCAGTCTGAAGCGCGACATGACCGCCCTGCCCTACATTCCGGGTAAAGGGTATCCCATCCAAAACACGAAAGCCCAAGAGGTCTTCGATATGGAAAACTGGAACCGGCTCAAGGTGCGCGTAAAAGGGAACACCTACACGACTTACCTCAATGGCAAGAAAGTCATGACCTACGAATCAGAGACCATCAAACCGGAAGGCCCTATCGGTATCCAAGTCCACCCGAAGCGCGAGATGGGTTTGCAATACCGAAATATCATGGTTCGGGAGCTCTAGGAACAGCAAAGAGTTTAAAGCCTAGAGCGAAGAGTGCTATCACCGTCAGATCCGAGGGATATGGCGTGATTAGATGGCGCGCTGCATTTGCGTTATTCTCTCACCCGCTCAAACTTCAATGGCCAAGTGCCGTTGGAGGCGAACTGTGCCACATAGAGATTTCCGTCACGGTCGAAACCAATTCCGTGAGGATGGTGAAACAAGTGGATCGAGTGGCCATAGTATCCAAATTTCCAGCACGGTAATCAGGAGTGGTTCTTCCGAGATTGGCAACCACCGTAAAAATTCGATCTAGAACCGAGATGTAACCTGCTGCGTTCCGATCATTTGGCCAACGATCTCCAAGATGTGGGATGAAGATATGCTTATCGTGAAATACGATATCGCGAGGATTTCCGCCGGGCAGCATGATGGTTTCCTTCCATTCACCTTCAGTGGTAAAACGCTTGAGTTTATTTTGATCACTCAACGCCAGAACAATTTCAAGGTTTTCGGGACTAGAGAAATCGATTCCACCTCCGTGGGGCCCCCAGTGAGCTAATGTTCCTTCACCTTCTCCAATCGATCCACCAAAGGAAGACTGATACTCACCAGCTGCATTGAATCGGTGCACATAGTCCTTTCCGTAACCATCGATGATAAAGAAATCTCCATTGGGCAGGTGTAAGGTCTTGGAGGGACGAAACTCATCAGGGCTCTCATACAGACCCGATTCCATGGGACATCCAAATGCTTTAAGCACATAACCATCCATCGTGGTTTTGAAGACTTTCCCATTCTTTCCATTGTCGGTAATGAAGAGGTATTGCACTCCCTTCTCCTCAATAATGGACATACCGTGTGCATTGGGAGCAAAACTTCCCCAAGCATCCACGAGCACGCCTTCTTGGTTTAAGACATACATGCAATGATCTCCACCGGCATTGAGTAATAAAATGCGACCATACCCATCCTCCATAATCGCGTGGCAATGACCCAATTTAAATACGCCCGCATTCTGTTCCGCCCATCCAGGAACCGAACGATAGCTAAAATCCCCAGAGCCAATAACCAGGGCTTCCTTTGGCGTATGATATGCTTCTACCGGTATATGAGACTCTGGGTGATCGTGAGCCAAGGAACTAACCGTAGCCATGATTTGAAAAAGGAATACGATTTTTCGTTTTAAAATCATCTGTCAGCTAAGGTAGAGGCTGCTTCCTGATCACACTAGATAAACCATACAAAATGATTTCTATTGGATAGCAGATAAGTGGAACGAACGACTCAATTAAAGTCGATAATGCTCCTTAGACTCTGACCTCAATCAAATAGCTGGGAAAGCCACCCTCATTGACCATACCCATGCACAGGCAAGGGTTATGGTTGGCAATAATACAAGGACACATCAACCCTCGCTAATACAATAGAGGTACTTGTGGCCACGAATAAACAAGTCGCCACCGAGAGCAACCGGTGAAGCATCGATCTTATCATCCAGTTTATTGGTGGCGATGATTTCAAGTTCGTCAGAATCTTTAAGAACCAAAGTTGTGCCTTCTCGTCCTGCCACATAGAGGAATCCATTTGCGGCAAGAGGAGACGCGTATATCCCTCTGAGGGCCTGAAGCCGCTCATCTTGAAAATGATACTCGCCGGTTAATGCATTCATGCAGGACAAAATATTGTCATAGCTCTTCGTAACATACAGTCGCTCACCGGAAAGCACAGGTGAAGCGACATAGGAACCGCTTTCTCTTACTTTCCAAACCACATCGTCGGTGTCAGTCACATCTCCCCTTGAAGACAGCTTGATGGCCTGAACTGAGTTACCCTTGTATCCGCTAGTCACGTACACATTGCCATGCCCAACCACAGGCATTGGGATCACATTCGAAGTCAGCCCACTCGCTTCCCAAATAATATCGCCTGTTTCAGCATCGTAAGTACGGGTTGCATTAGTGCCGGCAACAATGACCTGAAGTTTGCCGTTTTGCTCTAAAATAAAAGGGGTTGTCCAGGAAGTCCGTTCGTCACGATCTTGTCGCCAGACTTCCTTGCCGGTCATTTTATTGAGGGCAACGATGTAAGATTGATCTTCATTGTCCCAAAGTACGATCAGGTTGTCTCCTGCAATCGCTGGAGACGCTCCTTCGCCAAAGCCAACCCGCGTTCTCATATCACCCAAATCTTTTTCCCAAATGAGATTTCCATCCAGGTCATAAGAATAAATTCCACGTGAGCCAAAAGACGCCCATAGGTGTTTTCCGTCGGTCACTGGGGATGCATCTGCATAACCGTGACTCGGATGATGCCCTTCATGAGGCATTTCTTCTCGAGCAATTTTTTCCCAAATGATTTCTCCAGAATTTCGGTCCAATGCGATGACCTTAAACTGCTGCATTTGGAGCACTTGGCCACCGCCAGCGCCTCCTCGTCCTCCTCTTTGACGACCGCCACCAGCACCGCCTTGGCCTTGCTGCCGTCCGCCAGGTCCTTGCGCTTGAGCTCCTGGACCACCTTGGCCTCCACCACGACGAGAGCGCATTTCAGCTCTCAGTGCGTTGCGTTCCTCATCGTTCAGTTCGCCGTCTCCATCCTTATCAAATTGAGCCAAGAGTTCAGCGGGTGGACCTCCTTGCCCACCAGGCCCCCTAGCCTGTCCGCCAGGACCACCTTGACCACCACCACCTCTTTGTCGACCTCCAGGGCCTCCTGCGGCATTCGCATTACCACCTGGACGTTGCCGTTGTTGAGCTGCGGGTGCTTGAGGAGCTTCTCCAACCGGGACGGCGGATAGTAGAAATATTTTATCTTCCCAAATGATAGGAGTGGAATAACCCGCTCCACCAACTTCGGCCTTCCATTTTATGTTCTTTTCATCACCCCACTCAATGGGCGGAGTGGCATGCTCAGCTACACCGGTTCCAGATGTTGGACGCCAGGTAGGCCAGTTTTTGTGCCCATCAGCCAGTAATGTGCCGAAAGGAATTGTGAGTACAAGGGAAGACAGAACCAATAACGATCGAGAAGTTTTCATAATACTGTTGCGAGTTAACAGGTGTTTTTATCTCTAACGTCCAGAAACCCTAGAAAGGTTTCAACTATTTTGTGGGTTATACCTATTGCTGTCCGAAACGGCGGCTTCAAGAATTATTGGACCATTTTACCCCCGCATGAAATCGTTCTCAGAAAGTTAATTAGATGCCCTGAAAAACTAAATCTCTAACGATTTGTTGCAAAAACTGGTAGTCGATCCACAAACGGGCAGTCAGTCCTTCGCATCTCAGCTATGGCGGCTTTTCGCATTTCCACCAACAAATCCGCATGGTTAGGATCCAACGCCAGGTTGTGTAATTCGTCGGAATCCCTCTCCAGGTTGTAGAGCTCCTCTACTTCTCCTTCGATCAAGTTCATGATATATTTGTATTCATGAACCCGATAGGAAACCCACCAAGGCATATCTGCATGGGAGTCAACACCCTTGGGAAGCGTTGCTGTATCGGAGCCATAAGTTCGTCCGGTAAAAGCAAGCAGGACCGAGTGATCACTTGGCTCCTCAGGGTTCTCCAATAGTGGAGCAAGATTTCTACCATGCATTTTCCAGGGTAAATCAACGCCTGCATAGTGAAATAAAGTGGGAACTAAGTCATGCCCTCCGATCGGAGTTGAGCTGACCTTTCCTTCCGGAACAACGCCTGGATAGCTCACTATAAATGGACTTGCGATATTGGCATCGTAAGGAGCCACCTTGTGCTGGAAACCGTGCTGCCCCCAGGCAAAACCTTGGTCTGAGGTGTAAATGATCAGGGTGTTTTCTAACTGACCGGTCACTTTGAGCGTTTCCACCAAGGTGCCTACCGACTCATCCAAGCCTTGCGCGGTTTCCTGATAGGTAATGACTCCTTCCTGATGCTCCCAGCCATTACCAGGGCGGTTTTGCACATACGCTGTGCCATTTTCGCCTCTTCTATACCCAGCTCGAATTTTCACATACTCGGGTTTTCCAGGACGGGGAGGCCAAAGATCTACTGGCTTTGGAACAACCGTATCCTCAGGAATCGTATCCTTGTGGCGGTCAGCAGGCGTAAAAGGACCATGAGTAGCACCATAACAGAGCCACAGTAGCCAGGGCTTCTCCGGGTCTCTCCCCTTTCCCTCAAGGTATTCAACCGCCCATTTTGTATAATTATCGGTCGTGTAGCCTGGAGTCATCACTGACTCACCGCCGTTAAACGAAAGTATCTGATCATAGTAGTAAGCCCCTGAATTACCCGGGTGAGCGGGTCGGTTCCATACAATTTGAAAATCCCAATCACGCCCAAACCCAGCATCCACACCGGTATGCCATTTCCCGATTTGCGCCGTCGTGTAACCGGCCTCTTTAAAATTTCTCATCCAAAAAGGACATTGTTCAGGATCGTAACTGCTACTTGGATATTGGCCCTCCATACTCATCGACTCTACACCATACTGTAGATGACCCGTAAGAAAGGTAGCACGCGAAGGCATGCACCAACTTCCGGTGTAAGCACTTTTAAAGCGAACGCCTGTAGCAGCCAATTGATCAATGTTTGGGGTACTTACCCAAGGCAAAGATCGTTCGTAGGAACTTACCGTCCTATCGGACTGATCATCCGTAAAGATATAGAGAATGTTAGGCTTATCGGCCGCTGAAACTACCTGCGCCAGACACAGCCCCAGAAGCAAAGATTTCAATGAAGTAACTAGGGTATTCATAATTACCTCAACTGGATACCGATGATGATCGGATAAGGCTAATCAAAAATATAGTGTAGTACAGGCATCTTGATGCGCCCTATACACAAATAAGCGAAGCATGGCAGTTTTCACGAATTCCACTATCACCGATGGCTTTCCTAGCTAAACTGTAGGAGTGGAGCTGTTATTCTTCGCCTCGCTTGTTGAGGTGTCTTCACTTCGTTCATCGGTAGCTCCCGATCCAGTATATCCTCGCCTAATGGATTCGGGAGCAAGCTCCCATTCTACATGGAATTCAAGTATTTTAATGTGATCCCCTAGCCAAGAGCCTGGCAGGTATGACACGGCACAGCGAGACGCCTGTTCTACTCTACTTCTTCACCTCGGAAAACAGATCCAAATACTTCCTATACCCTTCCTCTTCGAGTTTGGCGACTGGGATAAATTTCATGGAAGCAGAATTCATGCAGTAGCGAAGTCCCGTTGGTTTCGGTCCGTCAGGAAACACATGTCCTAGATGAGAATCAGCCCCTTTAGAGCGAACTTCAGTTCTGGCATAGCCGATATGGTAATCTGTTTTCTCCACAATATTGCTAGACTCAAGGGGTTTTGTAAAACTGGGCCAACCTGTGCCGGACTTATATTTATCCTTAGAGCTAAACAGCGGTTCTCCGGAAACGATATCCACATAAATGCCCGCTTTTTTGTTATCCCAGTATTCATTCCTAAAAGGTGGCTCCGTGCCCTCTTCCTGAGTGACCCGATACTGCATAGGAGTCAGCTCCTTGAGTCGTTTTGCCTTCTCAGGATCGACCGGTTCTTTTTTATCGGAGGCTGGCATCAGGCTATAAGCTCCAAAGATTAGGACGATAGCCAACAAACACAATGAGGATTTCTTGAATGTCTCTTTCATAACAACTGTGAGTATGACGCTCCATTTAGGAGAATATTTCAACTCATAAGCGACAAACACATACGAATAAAGTTCAGCCATTCCGACTTATTTTAAGAAATAGTGGTAAAGGAGATTGAATTGGCAGACGGCTTTTCTATTTTGGGTTTCTTCTATGCAACTTCCCAAGCTGATTTACTGGTTTTCTACCGTATTGCTTTCCCTTCTGCTACTGTTCTCCGCCAGCATGTATATCTTTAACCATGCCGATGTAGTCGTTGCCTTTAAGCAGCTCGGGTATCCATCCCATATCATTTACCCCCTGGCATTAGCGAAAATCCTAGCTGTTATCGCCATTGTATCGAACAAAGTGAAGTTCCTGAAAAAGCTAGCCTATGCAGGCGTATTCTTTAATCTCCTCCTGGCATTTATGGCCCACCTGGTAAATGGCGATGGAGCAGGAATGCTGGCTTTTCTGGGATTGTTCTTACTGGGAACTTCCTTCGTCTTCGACAAAATCCTGAAGCCGAAGCATAGATCCGCATTTGAGGTATGATAGAGTAGCACAGGCATCCTTGCCTGTGTTTTGAAACAAAGAGGGTGCGAAACCACAGAAAGCACAAAGTGCACAAAGACCTTTAAAGCGGTATTTTTAGCTAAAGCGTGGAATGTAGCTTATCCATCCAATTCTTTCTCTCTAGCCTGAAGCTGAACACGCCCTATTTTGCCAGTGGGGGTCATCGGCATCTCGTCAATTATTTCGCAAGAAACAGGGCTCTTTTCAGCTCCTAATATACTTTGAGCATGAGCCAGCAATTCATCTTCAGTTGCAGAATGTCCCGCATTCAAAGCAACGATCGCCTTAGGAAGTTCACCAGCCGCTGCATCGGCCGTTCCTATGACGCAGGCAAATTGAACAGCCGGATGACTAAATAATGCCTCTTCCATGGCCCGCGGAAAAATCACGGTGCCATTGGAGACAATACGTTCACTCCATCGACCCAGCATGTGGACGTAACCCTGGTCATCCATGCGCCCCATGTCCCCGGTGTGAAGCCAACCATTCCGAAGCGCTTCTTCTGTTTTTTCGGGCATGCCCCAATAGCCAATCATGAATCCGCCACGAAGACACATTTCACCGGGTTCACCATTGGGTACTTCCTGATCGTTTTCGTCCATGATTCGTACTTCCTTGTCGGGCAAAGGAGGTCCGATCGCGGTAAACTGTTCGCCGGTTTCAATCTTGGGATATCCGAGCCCCACGAAGCCGCCCAACTCACTCTGACCATAGCTCTCCACGAGAAAGATTCCCAGCTCATCCTGGA
This genomic stretch from Opitutia bacterium ISCC 52 harbors:
- a CDS encoding PQQ-binding-like beta-propeller repeat protein, with amino-acid sequence MKTSRSLLVLSSLVLTIPFGTLLADGHKNWPTWRPTSGTGVAEHATPPIEWGDEKNIKWKAEVGGAGYSTPIIWEDKIFLLSAVPVGEAPQAPAAQQRQRPGGNANAAGGPGGRQRGGGGQGGPGGQARGPGGQGGPPAELLAQFDKDGDGELNDEERNALRAEMRSRRGGGQGGPGAQAQGPGGRQQGQGGAGGGRQRGGRGGAGGGQVLQMQQFKVIALDRNSGEIIWEKIAREEMPHEGHHPSHGYADASPVTDGKHLWASFGSRGIYSYDLDGNLIWEKDLGDMRTRVGFGEGASPAIAGDNLIVLWDNEDQSYIVALNKMTGKEVWRQDRDERTSWTTPFILEQNGKLQVIVAGTNATRTYDAETGDIIWEASGLTSNVIPMPVVGHGNVYVTSGYKGNSVQAIKLSSRGDVTDTDDVVWKVRESGSYVASPVLSGERLYVTKSYDNILSCMNALTGEYHFQDERLQALRGIYASPLAANGFLYVAGREGTTLVLKDSDELEIIATNKLDDKIDASPVALGGDLFIRGHKYLYCISEG
- a CDS encoding DoxX family protein, with protein sequence MQLPKLIYWFSTVLLSLLLLFSASMYIFNHADVVVAFKQLGYPSHIIYPLALAKILAVIAIVSNKVKFLKKLAYAGVFFNLLLAFMAHLVNGDGAGMLAFLGLFLLGTSFVFDKILKPKHRSAFEV
- a CDS encoding sugar phosphate isomerase/epimerase translates to MKFAICNETFGEIPLAESAAAAARHGYDGLEIAPFTLDKDVPEINLVEASSLGDQVRDQGVEVVGLHWLLAKTEGFHLTSPDPAVQQATADRARQLADLCCAMGGKVMVWGSPQQRSLESDWDYKEAFERAVGLLQVASRHCEDLGVTIAMEPLGPTETNFLNTTAETIRLCQAVNSPACQLHLDVKAMSSEESSIGDVIRASKDWTAHFHANDPNLYGPGMGDTEYGPIVEALRETEYQGWISVEVFKYDPSPDHIAEVSMRNLKQYFGS
- a CDS encoding PmoA family protein, translating into MKTVLLLLASIGLLTNNIQAASFEFETDDSGVTVKLNGELFTRYVTDQANKPYFYPIIGPTGAHMTRHYPMKDVEGERQDHPHHRGINFGHHKNNGYNTWLERKSLEKKIEGKPPEEAEKILSVMGYTVHSGYKSLKVASDHAVMGVTNDYTDYDGNWIMKDERTYTFRAPDDDSRIIDVDIKLMAPPHVLTHLADQKDAGLSIRVPHAISVDAKQGGLLINSEGDTNIDSWGKQANWCDYNGTIDGQKVGIAFMNHPASFRYPTFWHARTYGLLTANAFGTKSVGSEGNGTITLSGDEYIRLKHRFLFHKGDHKSADIEGAWEEYAGKYKYTNLFNGKSLTGWKSNNEVCWEAKDGILHAKNDPEQKGDILQTKKSYKDFMFQADFKFGEGRIDTGIFLRDTKEQIQIGESGSLKRDMTALPYIPGKGYPIQNTKAQEVFDMENWNRLKVRVKGNTYTTYLNGKKVMTYESETIKPEGPIGIQVHPKREMGLQYRNIMVREL
- a CDS encoding sulfatase-like hydrolase/transferase, with translation MNTLVTSLKSLLLGLCLAQVVSAADKPNILYIFTDDQSDRTVSSYERSLPWVSTPNIDQLAATGVRFKSAYTGSWCMPSRATFLTGHLQYGVESMSMEGQYPSSSYDPEQCPFWMRNFKEAGYTTAQIGKWHTGVDAGFGRDWDFQIVWNRPAHPGNSGAYYYDQILSFNGGESVMTPGYTTDNYTKWAVEYLEGKGRDPEKPWLLWLCYGATHGPFTPADRHKDTIPEDTVVPKPVDLWPPRPGKPEYVKIRAGYRRGENGTAYVQNRPGNGWEHQEGVITYQETAQGLDESVGTLVETLKVTGQLENTLIIYTSDQGFAWGQHGFQHKVAPYDANIASPFIVSYPGVVPEGKVSSTPIGGHDLVPTLFHYAGVDLPWKMHGRNLAPLLENPEEPSDHSVLLAFTGRTYGSDTATLPKGVDSHADMPWWVSYRVHEYKYIMNLIEGEVEELYNLERDSDELHNLALDPNHADLLVEMRKAAIAEMRRTDCPFVDRLPVFATNR
- the msrB gene encoding peptide-methionine (R)-S-oxide reductase MsrB, with product MAELYSYVFVAYELKYSPKWSVILTVVMKETFKKSSLCLLAIVLIFGAYSLMPASDKKEPVDPEKAKRLKELTPMQYRVTQEEGTEPPFRNEYWDNKKAGIYVDIVSGEPLFSSKDKYKSGTGWPSFTKPLESSNIVEKTDYHIGYARTEVRSKGADSHLGHVFPDGPKPTGLRYCMNSASMKFIPVAKLEEEGYRKYLDLFSEVKK